A stretch of the Candidatus Omnitrophota bacterium genome encodes the following:
- a CDS encoding glucose-6-phosphate isomerase has translation MRLDTSYADKFIKKADLESVKTEVIECHNMLEKGSGEGSDYLGWLHLPSRTDKKSIEEIQLAASSIRNSCQACVVIGIGGSYLGARAAIEFMDITRGVKIIFAGNNIDPDYLSNRLDELKGQDIAVNVISKSGTTLEPAAAFRVVMDEMKKRYKANELKKRVICTTTQSKGALFQIARKNGFGLFFIPENIGGRFSVLTSVGLLPMAIAGIDIDELIKGAVCAEEMSASCDLEKNPSCKYAVYRNILYRMGKKIEIGASFHQSMLYVLEWWKQLYAESEGKNGKGIVPLTAIFSTDLHANGQLIQEGERNIFETFLAIDEKSKDIALPACDDNLDGLNYLAGKGLSFINKMAYKGTSLAHMQGGVPNMTLSVKERSAFCLGQIFYFFQRAVGLSGYLLKVNPFNQPGVEAYKKNMLSLLK, from the coding sequence ATGAGATTAGATACGTCCTATGCCGATAAGTTCATCAAAAAAGCTGATTTAGAGTCAGTTAAAACCGAAGTCATTGAATGCCATAATATGCTGGAGAAAGGTTCGGGAGAGGGGTCGGATTACCTGGGTTGGCTGCACCTTCCTTCCCGGACAGATAAAAAATCCATTGAAGAAATACAATTAGCGGCATCATCTATAAGGAATTCCTGCCAGGCCTGCGTTGTAATAGGTATAGGCGGCTCATATCTGGGTGCCAGAGCGGCCATAGAATTTATGGATATCACCCGCGGCGTAAAAATAATATTCGCGGGAAACAATATAGACCCTGATTACCTTAGTAACAGGCTGGACGAGTTAAAGGGGCAGGACATAGCGGTTAATGTCATTTCAAAATCAGGCACTACCTTAGAGCCAGCGGCGGCATTCAGGGTGGTAATGGATGAAATGAAAAAACGCTACAAGGCAAATGAGCTTAAAAAACGCGTTATCTGCACAACTACGCAATCAAAGGGGGCGCTCTTTCAAATAGCGCGCAAAAACGGATTCGGGCTCTTCTTTATACCTGAAAACATAGGCGGGAGATTTTCCGTATTGACTTCTGTAGGGCTTTTGCCGATGGCCATAGCCGGCATAGACATTGACGAGCTTATCAAAGGCGCCGTCTGCGCGGAAGAAATGAGCGCGTCCTGCGATTTGGAAAAGAACCCGTCTTGTAAATACGCGGTTTACAGAAATATACTATACAGAATGGGTAAAAAAATAGAAATAGGGGCAAGCTTTCATCAATCAATGCTTTATGTGCTTGAGTGGTGGAAACAGCTTTACGCGGAAAGCGAGGGTAAAAACGGCAAAGGCATTGTGCCGCTTACCGCAATATTTTCCACAGACCTTCATGCCAATGGCCAATTGATACAGGAAGGCGAACGCAATATATTTGAGACCTTTCTTGCTATAGATGAAAAAAGTAAAGACATCGCCCTGCCCGCATGTGACGATAATCTTGACGGCTTAAATTATCTGGCTGGCAAGGGCCTAAGCTTTATCAATAAAATGGCTTATAAAGGGACGTCCCTGGCGCATATGCAGGGGGGCGTGCCCAATATGACATTATCCGTAAAAGAAAGGTCGGCCTTTTGCCTGGGGCAGATATTTTATTTCTTCCAGCGCGCGGTGGGGCTTTCAGGATATTTGCTGAAGGTCAACCCCTTTAATCAGCCCGGCGTTGAAGCATACAAGAAAAATATGCTGTCACTGCTTAAATAA
- a CDS encoding PhoH family protein produces the protein MKKIFVLDTNVMLHNSASLLAFADNEVVIPIEVIEELDEFKKDHDEKGRNAREAIRQLDTFRRKGKLGNGVATENGGLIRVIANMDLSPAIRELGLSPNVADNRILMTAYLLQSQQMKVIFVSKDINARVKADAIGIKAMDFEKEKIDFDKLYTGWRKISMPKEKIDEFYEHKTIQEGMPSDFMPNEFAFFSDMDNEKHTALARHNADKKAFQQIKHGGKEIWSINARNKEQVMAQELLCDDSIKLVTLVGSAGTGKTLLALAAGLQKVFDDASYDRLLISRPIMPLGRDIGYLPGTKEEKLENWMEPIFDNLEFILSMHRKKQRGKFKTINDLLDTGLLQLEALTYMRGRSIPKQFIIIDEAQNLTPHEIKTVITRTGNYAKMVLTGDPYQIDNPYLDSSSNGLTYCVEKMKNQPMFGHVTLTSSERSELASIAAKML, from the coding sequence ATGAAAAAGATATTCGTGCTTGATACAAACGTTATGCTGCATAATTCCGCTTCGCTTTTGGCGTTCGCGGACAATGAAGTGGTCATTCCTATAGAGGTAATTGAAGAACTTGACGAATTCAAAAAAGACCATGATGAAAAAGGCCGCAATGCCAGGGAGGCGATAAGGCAACTTGATACTTTCCGAAGAAAGGGAAAGCTTGGTAACGGAGTTGCCACTGAAAACGGCGGCCTTATACGTGTCATAGCCAATATGGACTTGTCGCCGGCTATAAGAGAGCTGGGGCTTTCGCCCAATGTCGCTGACAACAGGATATTGATGACAGCGTATCTCCTGCAAAGCCAGCAGATGAAGGTAATCTTCGTTTCAAAGGACATAAATGCCAGGGTCAAGGCAGATGCCATAGGCATCAAAGCAATGGACTTTGAAAAAGAAAAAATAGACTTTGACAAATTATATACAGGCTGGCGCAAGATCAGCATGCCGAAAGAGAAAATAGATGAATTCTATGAGCATAAAACAATACAGGAAGGCATGCCTTCTGACTTCATGCCGAACGAATTCGCCTTTTTTTCTGATATGGACAATGAAAAGCACACGGCGCTGGCCAGGCATAACGCGGATAAAAAAGCGTTCCAGCAGATAAAACACGGCGGCAAAGAGATATGGAGCATAAATGCCCGCAATAAAGAACAGGTCATGGCGCAGGAACTGCTCTGCGACGACAGCATCAAGCTTGTAACATTAGTCGGCAGTGCGGGCACGGGAAAGACACTGCTCGCCTTAGCCGCGGGCCTGCAAAAGGTCTTTGACGACGCCTCATACGACAGGCTCCTTATATCAAGGCCAATTATGCCGCTGGGCAGGGACATCGGATATCTGCCCGGGACAAAAGAAGAAAAGCTTGAGAATTGGATGGAGCCTATTTTTGATAACCTTGAATTCATCCTTTCAATGCACCGTAAAAAACAGCGCGGAAAATTCAAAACAATAAATGACCTTCTTGACACAGGGCTTTTACAGCTTGAAGCCCTTACGTATATGCGGGGCAGGAGCATACCAAAACAGTTTATAATTATTGATGAGGCCCAAAACCTGACGCCCCATGAAATAAAAACCGTTATAACCAGGACCGGAAATTACGCGAAAATGGTATTGACCGGCGACCCTTACCAGATAGACAATCCATACCTTGATTCATCAAGCAACGGCCTGACTTATTGCGTTGAAAAAATGAAAAACCAGCCCATGTTCGGGCACGTAACGCTGACGAGCAGTGAAAGAAGCGAACTTGCCTCTATCGCGGCAAAGATGCTGTAA
- a CDS encoding LemA family protein: protein MKTVWVVLIAIGVIIIILAGWVIGGLNQVAILNEAITASWSQVENQLQRRNDLIPNLVNTVKGYASHEKGLFTEVTRLRGQWASASTQDDKIKAAEGMQSAISRLLLIAENYPDLKANQNFLSLQAQLEGTENRISVERNRYNRNVQIFNSYIRTIAGGIFARMRGLDKPAEYFEAESAAKAVPKVDFQL, encoded by the coding sequence ATGAAGACCGTTTGGGTAGTATTGATCGCGATAGGTGTTATCATTATCATACTTGCCGGCTGGGTAATCGGAGGGCTTAACCAGGTAGCCATTCTTAATGAAGCGATAACAGCTTCGTGGAGCCAGGTTGAAAACCAGCTCCAAAGGCGTAATGACCTGATACCAAACCTTGTCAATACGGTAAAAGGATATGCCTCGCACGAGAAAGGCCTTTTTACCGAGGTAACTCGCCTGCGCGGGCAATGGGCATCGGCGTCTACACAGGATGATAAAATCAAGGCCGCCGAAGGCATGCAAAGCGCCATATCAAGGCTTTTGCTTATAGCTGAAAATTATCCCGACTTAAAGGCTAATCAAAACTTTCTTTCACTCCAGGCCCAGCTTGAGGGCACGGAAAACCGCATATCGGTTGAAAGAAACAGGTATAACAGAAATGTCCAGATATTTAACAGTTACATCAGGACCATAGCCGGCGGAATATTCGCGCGCATGCGCGGCCTTGATAAACCGGCAGAGTATTTTGAGGCCGAATCAGCCGCAAAGGCTGTGCCGAAAGTTGATTTTCAATTATAA
- a CDS encoding TPM domain-containing protein, whose translation MNRPDARFGLALLKRPFLSAAGILCLIFLAVSSSYTEENETYPAPAGYINDYTGTLSQKAVQTGASIASQIEALTGAQLAVVIVNTTNPLEIEQYAAGLFEKWSIGQKGSDNGVLLLFAMADRAVRIETGYGMEGAIPDAIASNIIHGIIIPQFRNGLYEKGVLAGILAITDLIAKEYNVNIDLDENMSAIRQQTEERSSPLSSLAYLLLFVLLFGMRSGLLFFFLTTPNGRRRGGYWYGPGGSGGGFGSGFGGFGGGFSGGGGASGRW comes from the coding sequence ATGAACAGGCCTGACGCAAGATTTGGTTTAGCTTTATTAAAGAGGCCTTTTTTAAGCGCGGCAGGAATACTGTGCCTGATTTTTCTTGCTGTTTCATCATCATACACAGAAGAAAATGAAACATACCCGGCACCCGCCGGTTATATTAATGACTATACGGGCACATTAAGCCAAAAGGCTGTGCAAACAGGCGCTTCCATTGCCAGCCAAATAGAAGCCCTTACCGGAGCCCAGCTGGCTGTTGTCATTGTTAATACAACCAACCCGCTTGAAATAGAGCAATACGCGGCAGGGCTTTTTGAGAAATGGAGCATAGGCCAAAAAGGCTCGGATAATGGGGTATTACTGCTCTTTGCCATGGCTGACAGAGCCGTCAGGATAGAAACAGGATACGGCATGGAAGGGGCGATACCTGATGCCATTGCAAGCAATATTATCCACGGAATTATCATCCCACAATTCAGGAACGGGCTTTATGAAAAAGGGGTACTGGCAGGGATCCTGGCCATCACTGACCTTATTGCCAAAGAATACAATGTCAATATTGACCTTGATGAGAACATGTCTGCCATACGGCAACAGACAGAAGAACGCTCGTCACCGCTCTCGTCATTGGCATATTTACTGCTGTTTGTCCTTTTATTCGGCATGCGTTCAGGACTTTTGTTCTTTTTTCTGACAACGCCGAACGGACGAAGGCGCGGCGGTTACTGGTATGGCCCGGGCGGGTCTGGAGGCGGGTTCGGTTCCGGGTTTGGCGGTTTCGGGGGAGGATTTTCCGGCGGCGGAGGAGCATCGGGCCGCTGGTAA
- a CDS encoding response regulator, translating into MKILLVDDDVKALNMLAECLTRLGYAISSADTAEKALAILAKEKPDVLLCDLDLSSSCPLDGDIIIAGLKETSPDTIPIMLTGHTEETARKRLYEKPDIKILHKPVDLKQLNEMLISVKIC; encoded by the coding sequence GTGAAAATATTGCTGGTTGACGATGATGTAAAGGCGTTAAATATGTTAGCCGAATGCTTGACGCGCTTAGGCTACGCAATCTCCAGCGCCGATACGGCTGAAAAAGCCCTGGCTATACTTGCCAAAGAAAAACCGGACGTCCTTTTATGCGATTTGGATTTAAGCAGTTCATGTCCACTGGACGGAGATATCATTATAGCCGGACTCAAGGAAACCAGCCCCGATACCATACCCATTATGCTTACAGGGCATACCGAAGAAACTGCCCGTAAAAGGCTCTACGAAAAACCGGATATCAAGATATTGCATAAGCCGGTTGATCTTAAACAGCTAAACGAGATGTTAATTAGCGTGAAAATCTGTTAA
- a CDS encoding ATP-binding protein gives MTFLAFTGLINALTSLILGLFGYLKKPNSSVSKAYLNVNLSITLYSIGYFLWQTTAGHTSKIFWFKVLVLGVILINAAFLHFVFAFTDRLVVKRNLLRVIYAVSFVFIYFNFSGIFYNGFILKYNLGLWPIPSLFFNIYLVFWFIQVLYGFIHFIRGLKTSSGFKHEQIKYCIVAAAFGFIGGASNWPMWYDIKFSPYLNILIAVYVIIVAYAIIRHKLLDIEVIVKKTLVFAGLFGFVFTIIIMAALLTQEFIAKYIPHSRYLALAISAVIIVLLQQPVYNFLISLTNKYLFQKKYDARTMLKDFSNKALTILNLDTLCNVTIEALVRHLCLSNCAILLLSKEEVGYQVYNAAGVDGKGVYFDSKSSLVQALKANYQPLLYQSRNKSTQASEPVKKDMEKIKSMACLPLVIHNEMVGILSLGAKKSDQPYDENDIDIITTLMKALSIAISNAKLFMQASQCEKLAAIGTLASAVNHEVCNPLNRISIQIQAYILNKKAKPFENRDLENQFKEVEKIMYDIMSEIQKVASITGKLSNFAKPKKIVDSKPINIKESVKDTLNILGHKLQSDRIHIEENIPLDLPDIIADKDQMQEIFFNLIKNAAEAIKEKGCILITAKEDNNKVKIEVTDSGCGIPEDKLDKIFEPFVTTKTDGSGYGLAVVREIILRNKGSITARNNAGGGSTFCLEFPKA, from the coding sequence ATGACTTTTTTAGCTTTTACAGGACTTATAAACGCATTAACCAGTTTGATATTAGGGTTGTTTGGTTATCTAAAAAAACCGAATAGTTCCGTCAGCAAGGCCTATTTGAACGTTAACTTATCTATCACTCTTTATAGCATAGGCTATTTTTTATGGCAGACAACGGCTGGTCATACAAGTAAAATTTTTTGGTTTAAAGTTTTGGTTTTAGGAGTCATTTTAATTAATGCCGCTTTCTTGCATTTTGTTTTCGCTTTTACCGATAGACTTGTTGTGAAAAGAAATTTACTACGCGTCATTTACGCTGTTAGTTTCGTTTTTATTTATTTCAACTTTTCCGGTATTTTTTATAATGGGTTCATATTAAAATATAATTTAGGATTATGGCCCATACCAAGTTTATTTTTTAACATTTATTTAGTTTTTTGGTTTATACAAGTATTGTATGGTTTTATACATTTTATTCGTGGGCTAAAGACGAGTAGCGGTTTTAAGCATGAACAGATAAAATATTGCATAGTTGCAGCAGCTTTTGGTTTTATAGGAGGGGCGTCTAATTGGCCTATGTGGTACGATATTAAATTCTCTCCTTATTTAAATATCTTAATCGCCGTATACGTAATAATAGTAGCTTATGCCATTATACGCCATAAACTCCTTGATATTGAAGTTATTGTCAAAAAAACCCTTGTTTTCGCGGGGCTATTCGGTTTTGTGTTCACCATTATAATCATGGCGGCTCTTTTGACTCAGGAATTTATCGCAAAATACATTCCGCACTCCAGGTATTTGGCATTGGCGATAAGCGCTGTTATTATTGTGCTGTTACAACAGCCTGTTTATAATTTTTTGATAAGCTTAACCAATAAATACCTTTTTCAAAAAAAGTATGACGCCCGAACAATGCTTAAAGATTTCTCCAACAAAGCATTAACTATCTTAAATCTTGATACGCTCTGCAATGTCACCATTGAGGCTTTGGTCAGGCATTTATGTTTATCAAATTGCGCTATCTTGCTCCTTAGCAAAGAAGAGGTGGGGTATCAAGTGTATAACGCGGCTGGAGTGGACGGAAAAGGCGTATATTTTGATTCAAAAAGCAGTCTTGTCCAGGCGCTTAAAGCAAATTACCAGCCCTTGCTTTACCAGAGCCGCAATAAGAGCACGCAAGCCTCTGAACCGGTAAAAAAAGACATGGAAAAAATAAAATCCATGGCGTGCCTGCCGCTGGTTATACACAATGAAATGGTAGGCATACTAAGTTTAGGGGCAAAAAAATCCGATCAGCCTTATGATGAAAACGATATAGATATAATCACGACTTTAATGAAAGCGCTTTCAATAGCAATAAGCAACGCTAAGCTTTTTATGCAGGCGTCGCAGTGTGAAAAATTAGCGGCAATAGGGACATTGGCCTCTGCCGTGAATCATGAAGTATGCAATCCGTTAAATAGAATAAGCATCCAGATACAGGCTTACATATTAAACAAAAAGGCCAAGCCTTTTGAAAATAGAGACCTTGAAAACCAGTTTAAGGAAGTGGAAAAAATAATGTATGACATAATGTCCGAGATCCAAAAGGTCGCCAGCATAACAGGCAAGCTTTCAAATTTTGCCAAGCCAAAAAAGATTGTTGATTCAAAACCCATTAATATAAAAGAAAGCGTGAAAGATACACTTAATATTCTGGGGCATAAGCTTCAGTCAGACAGGATACATATAGAAGAAAATATACCTTTGGATTTACCTGATATCATTGCTGATAAAGACCAGATGCAAGAGATATTTTTTAATCTGATTAAAAACGCAGCGGAAGCTATAAAAGAAAAAGGGTGTATTCTGATCACGGCAAAAGAAGATAACAACAAGGTAAAAATAGAGGTGACGGATTCGGGCTGCGGTATACCCGAAGATAAGCTTGATAAAATATTTGAACCGTTTGTCACTACCAAAACAGACGGTTCGGGTTACGGGCTGGCAGTAGTGCGTGAAATTATCCTGCGCAATAAAGGCAGTATAACGGCAAGGAATAATGCCGGCGGCGGAAGCACGTTTTGCCTGGAATTTCCAAAAGCATAG
- a CDS encoding PilZ domain-containing protein: MNKRLYPRIKTSFPLRINSNVFGKVIDISETGFGIAFEKPLLLSNAVADIELSPNESIKTEFKIIWSKHLIQKNGFRYGACFIRLKERDLDYLRGMCIRETIKPIIDEITCSDDKQTVSDFWTIHCKKYMSQLDSLVNDIQNNKIRLTDACNKAGRITDDIVEKGHNLENLLSNKKLIKKSKECFRALLGPWAYRGKILKRAYEKPRGYPGDYFTIELVYNNKAISENIGYCSDMYFLNNEYAAAVRNRKDKMKDMLEKYLLKSRFNPTKILNIACGSCREIVEMLSTGFAPKNKTIFTLVDHDQEALDFSKKVLSPYASKLLEHRYLNHNVLNYIKDSQDYKKILGDYSLIYSIGLADYLPDRLLKLLISFWFDILQPNGTLILAHKDIIKYDPVAIDWWADWTFYPRHEEKLLNIIKEGISIDFDVQTERDKSGIILFVIITKR, encoded by the coding sequence ATGAATAAACGGCTATACCCAAGAATTAAAACTTCTTTTCCTTTACGTATCAATTCCAATGTATTTGGTAAAGTCATAGACATCAGTGAAACAGGTTTCGGCATTGCTTTTGAAAAACCTTTGCTACTGTCAAACGCCGTTGCGGATATAGAACTGTCGCCAAACGAATCCATAAAAACAGAATTTAAAATCATTTGGAGCAAACATCTTATACAAAAAAACGGTTTCAGGTACGGCGCGTGTTTTATAAGATTAAAGGAAAGGGATCTAGACTATCTGCGCGGCATGTGCATACGCGAAACCATAAAACCCATTATTGATGAAATAACGTGTTCTGATGATAAACAAACTGTATCAGACTTCTGGACTATACACTGTAAGAAATATATGTCGCAATTGGATTCTCTTGTCAATGATATCCAAAATAATAAAATACGATTAACCGATGCCTGTAATAAAGCGGGAAGAATAACTGATGACATTGTGGAAAAAGGCCATAATCTTGAAAACTTGCTTTCCAATAAGAAATTAATCAAAAAATCAAAAGAATGTTTTAGAGCGTTGTTAGGCCCGTGGGCTTATAGAGGCAAAATTCTTAAACGCGCCTATGAAAAACCGCGCGGTTATCCAGGTGATTATTTTACTATAGAGCTTGTTTATAACAATAAAGCGATCTCTGAAAATATAGGGTATTGTTCGGATATGTATTTTTTAAACAATGAGTACGCTGCGGCCGTAAGAAACAGAAAAGACAAAATGAAAGATATGCTTGAAAAATATCTCTTAAAATCAAGGTTTAATCCCACAAAAATTTTAAATATTGCTTGCGGATCCTGCAGAGAAATAGTAGAAATGCTCTCAACAGGCTTTGCGCCGAAAAACAAGACAATCTTCACTCTGGTTGATCACGATCAAGAGGCGCTGGATTTTTCCAAAAAAGTTTTAAGTCCCTATGCATCAAAACTTCTTGAACATAGATACCTAAACCATAATGTATTAAACTATATAAAAGATAGTCAGGATTATAAAAAAATTTTAGGCGATTATTCGCTTATTTATAGTATAGGTTTGGCTGATTATCTGCCTGACAGGCTACTTAAGTTACTTATCTCTTTTTGGTTTGATATCCTGCAACCGAACGGAACCCTGATTTTAGCTCACAAGGATATAATCAAATACGATCCTGTCGCCATAGATTGGTGGGCAGACTGGACATTCTATCCCAGGCATGAAGAAAAACTTCTTAATATCATAAAAGAAGGCATATCAATAGACTTTGATGTGCAAACTGAAAGAGATAAATCTGGCATAATCCTATTTGTGATTATAACCAAAAGATAG
- a CDS encoding response regulator: MADIKKILVVDDDVSIINLLTDLIPKVLKHEIYLTLTGEEALKILEEKKPDIVLLDMQLPGINGIQVLKIIRQEYPDTKVLVITSYDNEVKKAVAELGVDGFFPKPILLDEIINRIDDVLKAKDATRVIPVSLDEITRRNDIVPAAKILFIEREFWMPYLLPIQDGEHKYPPPLVEPYGEYEYMPVYCQKEARRALSAFRPDIVICATEVPTDKPHGKKSESTANLISDIMKSKYAPKAIIVHGTQQNINSHGFKDAKHSGGIWIESDDMYNYDEKKDKENAERLNKMIWSICFKHNLIRKVK, from the coding sequence ATGGCGGATATCAAAAAGATCCTTGTTGTTGATGACGATGTAAGCATTATTAATCTCCTCACAGACCTTATCCCAAAAGTATTAAAACATGAAATATATTTAACACTGACAGGTGAAGAAGCTTTAAAAATATTGGAAGAAAAAAAACCTGACATTGTTTTGCTTGATATGCAGCTTCCGGGAATAAACGGGATACAGGTACTAAAAATAATTCGTCAGGAATATCCCGATACAAAGGTATTAGTCATAACAAGTTATGACAATGAAGTGAAAAAAGCAGTAGCAGAACTTGGAGTGGACGGTTTTTTCCCGAAACCTATTCTACTTGATGAGATAATAAACAGAATAGACGATGTTCTAAAGGCAAAAGACGCTACCAGGGTAATTCCCGTTTCTTTAGATGAAATCACAAGAAGAAATGACATTGTTCCGGCGGCAAAAATACTTTTTATTGAAAGAGAGTTCTGGATGCCTTATCTTTTGCCTATTCAAGACGGCGAACACAAATATCCTCCGCCGCTTGTAGAGCCATACGGCGAATATGAGTATATGCCGGTATATTGCCAAAAAGAAGCTCGGAGGGCCCTGTCTGCTTTCAGGCCGGATATAGTAATATGCGCTACCGAGGTACCAACGGACAAGCCGCATGGCAAAAAATCCGAATCAACCGCCAACCTGATAAGTGATATTATGAAATCAAAGTATGCGCCGAAAGCAATAATTGTCCATGGCACTCAACAAAACATAAACTCCCACGGTTTTAAAGACGCCAAGCATAGCGGGGGTATATGGATTGAAAGCGACGATATGTATAACTATGATGAAAAAAAAGACAAAGAAAACGCCGAAAGACTGAATAAAATGATATGGTCTATATGCTTTAAGCATAACCTGATCAGAAAGGTAAAATAA
- a CDS encoding FAD-binding oxidoreductase → MIIKKDPDIIKGFLEDYSNLKSGFCQDVYFAETEDDIRQALHDSVSLMAPLTITGAGTGVAGARIPFGGNVLSLEKMNSISAIRPLPDGTAEITVGAGLILKDLLEKVDQGGYFYPPDPTEKTSFVAGNISTSASGAKSFKYGATRDFVKSLRLMLSNGQILNLKRGEIFADRRRLDITTESGHRLSLTLPSYDMPRVKNAAGYYIKDDMDAIDLFIGQEGTLGIILNATLKLIKKPGQSMDCYAFFKNNDDAVSFALKAREQSLIKNTALDAACLEFFDSNALDLLRQKHDIIPSLAKGAVYFQQEIPRGDDGDMLISAWANLIARCNGLTDETWLALADKDRQRVSDIRHDVPDMVNEYLKKHNMLKIGTDMAVPHKDLPAMMKYCDNTLSGAGLKYLCFGHIGQAHLHINILPKNTAEHEKGKRVYNKLVQKAISLGGTPTAEHGIGKIKHGYLEMLYGKEAVAQMARLKKQLDPYCILGLDNIFPRHLLEPAL, encoded by the coding sequence ATGATAATTAAAAAAGACCCCGACATTATTAAAGGATTTTTGGAAGACTATTCCAACCTGAAATCAGGCTTCTGCCAAGACGTCTATTTCGCCGAAACAGAAGATGATATCCGGCAAGCGCTCCATGATTCAGTCTCCCTGATGGCGCCTCTGACTATAACCGGAGCCGGCACGGGTGTCGCCGGAGCAAGAATACCTTTTGGCGGCAATGTCTTATCCCTTGAAAAAATGAACTCCATAAGCGCTATCAGGCCGCTTCCGGACGGCACGGCTGAAATAACGGTTGGAGCGGGCCTCATATTAAAAGACCTTCTGGAAAAAGTAGATCAAGGCGGTTATTTCTATCCGCCGGACCCCACGGAAAAAACATCTTTTGTGGCAGGAAACATTTCAACGTCAGCATCGGGAGCAAAGAGCTTCAAATACGGCGCCACAAGAGATTTTGTTAAAAGCTTAAGGCTCATGCTTTCAAACGGGCAGATACTCAATCTAAAACGCGGCGAGATTTTTGCCGATAGAAGGCGCCTTGACATTACTACCGAATCAGGACACAGGCTGTCTCTTACCCTGCCGTCATACGATATGCCGAGGGTAAAGAACGCGGCAGGATATTATATAAAAGACGATATGGATGCCATAGACCTTTTTATAGGCCAGGAAGGCACTCTGGGCATAATATTAAACGCCACCCTTAAACTGATAAAAAAACCCGGGCAGTCCATGGATTGTTACGCCTTTTTTAAAAATAACGATGATGCCGTTTCTTTCGCGCTAAAGGCAAGGGAACAAAGCCTTATCAAGAACACGGCCCTTGATGCCGCTTGCCTTGAATTTTTTGATTCCAACGCGTTGGATCTTTTAAGGCAAAAACACGATATAATACCTTCCCTGGCCAAAGGCGCCGTATATTTTCAACAAGAAATACCGCGTGGAGATGATGGCGACATGCTCATAAGCGCCTGGGCAAACCTTATAGCGCGCTGTAACGGCTTGACAGATGAGACATGGCTTGCCTTAGCGGACAAAGACAGGCAAAGAGTAAGCGATATAAGGCACGATGTCCCGGATATGGTCAACGAATATTTAAAAAAACATAATATGCTTAAAATAGGCACTGATATGGCCGTCCCCCACAAAGACCTGCCGGCTATGATGAAATACTGTGATAATACGCTTTCAGGCGCCGGTCTAAAATATCTTTGCTTCGGGCACATAGGCCAGGCGCATCTGCATATAAATATTTTGCCTAAAAATACAGCCGAGCACGAAAAAGGAAAGCGGGTATATAATAAGCTGGTCCAGAAAGCCATATCGCTTGGCGGAACACCCACCGCCGAACACGGTATTGGAAAAATCAAACACGGTTATCTTGAAATGCTTTACGGGAAAGAGGCCGTAGCGCAGATGGCGCGCCTTAAAAAACAGCTTGACCCCTACTGCATACTGGGGCTTGATAATATATTTCCAAGGCATTTGCTTGAGCCCGCACTGTAA